The stretch of DNA TCAAGCGCCATGGAACGCTTCAAAGCTTGGAGGTTTTCCAGGCATGGGCTAAGGATTCTTTCTTAAGGGATTCAACTATAGACATTTTAGTGTCTGAGCACGAAATTGATTGCATTCCAGCTGTCTTGGCGTTGAAAAGTGAGGATATTTCTCAGTTGGGTCTACCGGTTGGTCAACAGAGGCTTTTAGAAGGTGCGGTCGATAAATTGAAGCAAGAATACGAGTTAGTTCGACCACCGACCCCGCTTACGAGAATAAGCCTCGAAACACCGGCGTATAAAACAATGCTTGAAATAAGTGAGAAACAAGAGGGAGAAGGGATAGAAATGACCACACCAACGGATGATTTCAGATCTATGTCCAGTCAAGATGGCCAGAGCTCTCGTGAAATTTCACAAGCGTTTGCTAGCCCTCCGTATGGAAGTGAAAGCAAGCTCGAAAAAGAAGGATTACTAAAATTCGACCACGAAAGAGCAGCCAAGCAATCAAGTGGCGAAGGTAAAATATATTCAGAATGCTCTGATTTATTCTATTTTCAGGTTCCTATCCTttattttcccaaaaaaattaGGAATTGTTATGAATTGCGGAAAGCGCATTGATCACATTTCGAATTCCAATTCCAATATTTTTGGCTTATTTCAATCTCTTTGATTTCATTTAAGGTgtgttgtttatttatttttgattGATAAACTCAATGAAGCCCTTGTCATAAGCAGCTACAGTGCTTTTTCAGTATATTTGCTATCAATGACAATGCAAACGAAAATTTATTTGCTTaaatatgacaacaacaaaaaattgtATGACTGGCGTATCCGTGTAACTTCCGTTTGAATGAGATTTGAACAAGTATATCGATGACATAATTTAGCAATATAGTGCCTAGCGACAATGACATTAAATCTGCATATTCTTAATGATCAAAGTAGAGTCTCAGTATATTGTAGTCAGCAGACAAAGATAATCCATTCGCGTATATCGTTTTATCCACCAAGCAAATATGGCACGGCCTATTTGATATTAAAACCTGTGTAAGTTAAACAAttaaattcataaaaaaaaaacttatttcaaaatactaATTGTGACTGTCATGTAAAACATACGGATTTCTTTTATGCCTTGTTTGCTATCTAAAGTATCATATCATTTCTCACACATGTCTTCTGTACATTACTGTTAACATAACGTATTTCAACGTATCTTTTTtaagtatatttttttacaatgaaAACATTTTGTGCGCGTTTTGTTCTGCAaaccattattttttgttattttgttttggtaTGCTGCTTATTTTAATAAGCATTTAAAACGcaaaaaatgaattaaaaCTGTTTTTGATGTAAGCGGGGAATTAGATTGAGACTTCGAAAAAATGACGGATCACAAAAACATCTCTTCCTTGCTGATTTTCTTATGTTTACCCTTTCATTTTTTGTAACAGCTATATTTAAAGTTGACCTCTGATTACTTCAACCCACAAAaccctggctatttttgagctgaattgtttacactgctattctgggtctgtgtcatctggaattgatttgtttgtctttgagGTGAAAACACATGTCTGACTGTGGGGAGAGACGTTTGACTGGCCTTCCcttatgatttttttcacGGATCTCCCAGAAAGCTTTGCACTTTGTAATGGCAGAAGATGGTTTTAAAAGctttcaaggagtggacatcgTGTTTTTCGGTCATGAGAATAAACCTCGAGAATCAGAATATCGTAACgattcgaataagcgccccaaccccaataagcgccccctcgaCCTCGAATTATGGAATAAGCAACTCCCTCCTCACCGTAATAatgtaataataaacaaacaatttAATGGTGtaaatctttattttatttagctCGCATTGACATTCTCACATTACAACGATATTGACATCgatttatacaaaaaaaacctACTTGAATGTAATTTATTAAGTCTAACAACATTTCCTCTTTCTTTTTGTGTATCGCAAATACAGATTTGTATTCGATTCAGGAGCTGGTATTTTCTGTCCGAAATGAACACCCTACCCAAAAAGCACGCTTTTTTTAATAGGCCCTCTCCCCCGCTTATTCCAATCATTACGGTAAAGATATCTATgtttgagctgtgtttgctgatctgtctcccttgtgtggtattttgagagTTTTGTTGGGATGGTCGATTCTGCTGTATTCCTTGTTtgattttgaaatttgtcaaagaatctgagctattatttggctgaaGAGTAGTTGCTTGACCCTTAATGCATATCTTCTTCCTGATATTCCAATTTTCCTTGGCGTTTTGATTTATTATCAGTCGTCAAGCGTCATTCTTGAGAAAAACAAACATCGCAAATCTagtacattctctgtattagAGAACAATTTTgttattcattcattttaGGGAAAAGTTCTAGACCCCAGCCACGCAGCATTCCCAATGGAGAGGAGCCTGGTAAAGAAGATGACGACAACACGGTACTGCGTTGGGTCATTTGCCTAATTTTCATGCCACTGTACATCGTCATTTCCATATTTGGTATTGTCATTTGGCTACTAATGGCGCCATGTAAGTAAAGAATTCTCTTTATTTTAGATGGTTAATAGAAATAATCTTCCAACGGGCATTGTCCTCAATAACCTtgaaaataaagttaaaaataatgcattctcaggtcaataggtcattATTCCCAACTTACCTTCATCTAATTTATCTGATCTAACTTTTTCATATTCAAATACACATCCAAACTTAGTCACTTTTATATCTAACGACAAAGGTGTTAACTGAAGTCCAATCAATGGATTCAGTGATTACCCAAGTTATTTATCATCTTAGGCACATCTACAGGGTGGGGTCAGGACGCCTTGGTCAACCCTTTAGACATACGCTCCTTACGGTCACAGGAGGGGCGTGAGGGTCTGGTAGATAAGACTCCCAGCATCCTTTATCACTCTTTGAACATtcatcgtaaaaaaaaaaatggtataACGATATCTGAGTAAAATATAAGGGAAACAATTtctcatatgaagaaaacgtcgttttgagggactggtaccgaggaatcttagtttcttttcagatactttctccattgaccaaaAAAGATCACagtcagtgttttttttcttctgaatACAAGTAATAAGGTTTACGAAGCACTTGCGGTACGACAACCTTAAAATTGCCAAAAATCAtacagtttttccaaataatgaACATaatagtttccttatatggaagtgaccgcgtttggcaaaaacgacagtttttggctaaattttcttgatatgcaaTGTAACGATGCTATCCATCTATCCTTGTCACATTGTTATACTGATAAGCAACT from Nematostella vectensis chromosome 8, jaNemVect1.1, whole genome shotgun sequence encodes:
- the LOC116619776 gene encoding uncharacterized protein LOC116619776, which gives rise to MFGFGKVKERTTSAESIPQTDLDDKPGKLKRHGTLQSLEVFQAWAKDSFLRDSTIDILVSEHEIDCIPAVLALKSEDISQLGLPVGQQRLLEGAVDKLKQEYELVRPPTPLTRISLETPAYKTMLEISEKQEGEGIEMTTPTDDFRSMSSQDGQSSREISQAFASPPYGSESKLEKEGLLKFDHERAAKQSSGEGKSSRPQPRSIPNGEEPGKEDDDNTVLRWVICLIFMPLYIVISIFGIVIWLLMAPFLICSKQDSCYANTTYDIYEKVVLAPVRAYHWAKLKRGSAGLNMRKKRYGGTEDPEKGTKK